In Vibrio sp. FE10, the following are encoded in one genomic region:
- a CDS encoding RDD family protein: protein MTSTNTMPPAGVMRRFGALFYDALIVIAIEMLAAGVIVALLHALMALGVFNHSGYADVSDFLTNHPIWSPAYTFYLVVVWVYFFVFFWTRAGQTLGMRAWKLRVQNKDGSAITVTQALIRLGTSGFGLANLCVPFDPQKRGFHDIWAKTEVVVLPQAR from the coding sequence ATGACATCAACAAACACAATGCCACCAGCAGGAGTAATGCGCCGATTTGGTGCCTTGTTCTATGACGCCCTCATCGTAATCGCTATTGAAATGTTGGCGGCTGGCGTCATTGTCGCTCTGCTGCACGCACTCATGGCGCTTGGCGTTTTTAACCATAGCGGTTATGCCGATGTTAGTGACTTCTTGACGAACCACCCTATCTGGAGCCCTGCATACACTTTCTACTTAGTCGTAGTTTGGGTGTACTTCTTTGTTTTCTTCTGGACAAGAGCAGGCCAAACGCTAGGAATGAGAGCTTGGAAATTGCGTGTTCAAAACAAAGATGGCTCAGCAATTACCGTAACCCAAGCGCTGATTCGCTTAGGAACCTCAGGATTTGGATTAGCAAATCTATGTGTTCCATTCGATCCTCAGAAGCGTGGCTTTCACGATATCTGGGCGAAAACTGAAGTAGTCGTGCTACCACAAGCACGATAG
- a CDS encoding HD-GYP domain-containing protein translates to MGSIKITVDRIQPGLHIRLPVKWNEHPFLLNSFKIKDDAQVKVIRHLGIKHVYINPNQSDTSPLPANHVSEQDLDTDLQVSLEAERMWKDKHESIETLSSYRRRVSNCEKEFERSLARMRSVMTKIRNRPLDAVGEVKALVDDIVETLVSDDNVTLHLMNAKADFEDIYFHTLNVSVVALMIGKAKGYNTQQLKDLSFAALFHDVGKIKIPVAILRKQSALTPPEENYLKLHTKYGADIVSGIDDFPESAKKVIAQHHEMNDGSGYPEGLKEQDIDEFAKIVAVANAFDNLCHGKAQSQQKIPYLALSHLYKNCKHLYSQDNLSLLVKFMGVYPPGTVVQLSNESIGIVISVNAKHMLYPNVLIYDPSVPRTQAPIIDLFTKEIKIVNAVHPSKLPEQVREYLNPRARLSYFFDNGE, encoded by the coding sequence ATGGGCAGCATAAAGATTACCGTAGATCGCATTCAGCCCGGTCTACATATACGACTCCCAGTAAAATGGAATGAACACCCATTTCTACTCAACAGTTTTAAAATCAAAGATGATGCTCAAGTAAAGGTCATTCGACATCTTGGGATTAAGCACGTCTATATAAACCCGAACCAAAGTGATACATCTCCCTTACCCGCTAACCATGTGAGTGAACAAGATCTTGATACTGATTTACAGGTAAGTCTTGAAGCGGAAAGAATGTGGAAAGATAAGCATGAGAGTATCGAAACTCTAAGTTCTTACCGTCGTAGGGTGAGTAATTGCGAGAAAGAGTTCGAACGTTCGCTTGCCCGAATGCGTTCAGTGATGACCAAAATCCGTAATCGCCCATTAGATGCGGTAGGGGAGGTTAAAGCTCTTGTTGATGATATTGTTGAAACGCTAGTAAGTGACGATAACGTAACCTTGCATCTCATGAATGCAAAAGCTGACTTTGAAGACATCTACTTTCATACATTAAATGTCTCTGTTGTTGCGCTAATGATAGGTAAAGCCAAAGGCTACAATACGCAACAGTTGAAAGATCTTTCATTTGCCGCATTGTTCCACGATGTAGGCAAAATCAAAATACCAGTTGCGATATTAAGAAAGCAGAGCGCACTGACGCCACCAGAAGAGAATTACCTAAAGCTTCACACCAAATATGGTGCAGATATTGTCTCAGGAATTGATGACTTTCCTGAAAGTGCTAAAAAGGTGATTGCTCAACATCATGAGATGAATGATGGTTCTGGTTATCCTGAAGGCTTAAAAGAGCAAGACATAGATGAGTTTGCCAAGATAGTTGCAGTAGCGAATGCATTTGATAACCTTTGCCATGGTAAAGCGCAATCCCAACAAAAGATTCCTTACTTAGCACTCTCTCATTTATATAAGAACTGTAAACACCTATATAGCCAGGACAACTTGAGCCTGTTAGTTAAGTTTATGGGAGTGTATCCACCGGGTACTGTCGTGCAGCTTTCAAATGAATCGATTGGAATCGTGATTTCGGTTAATGCCAAACACATGCTTTACCCGAATGTACTGATCTATGATCCTAGCGTTCCAAGAACCCAAGCTCCGATCATTGACCTCTTTACTAAAGAGATAAAAATTGTCAATGCGGTTCATCCAAGCAAGTTACCGGAACAAGTTAGAGAATATCTAAACCCAAGGGCTCGTTTATCTTACTTTTTTGATAATGGCGAGTAG
- a CDS encoding VOC family protein, translating into MLTVTPYLFFDGRCNEALDFYHKCFGGVVLSKQLFSDAPQVIEGAQPDWIMHAEFEAFGMKLMMSDGVKAKELEGNNLALSLVTEDTATQEHIFEKLKQGGRIMTPLADTFWGARFGKVEDKFGIRWMVHCDSLS; encoded by the coding sequence ATGCTGACAGTAACCCCTTATTTGTTTTTTGATGGCCGTTGTAATGAAGCGTTGGATTTTTACCATAAGTGTTTTGGCGGTGTGGTTTTATCGAAACAACTTTTTAGTGATGCGCCACAAGTAATAGAGGGAGCTCAACCTGATTGGATTATGCATGCTGAGTTCGAAGCCTTCGGCATGAAGCTCATGATGTCTGATGGTGTTAAAGCCAAGGAACTCGAAGGGAACAACCTTGCACTCTCGCTTGTTACCGAAGATACCGCGACTCAGGAACACATCTTTGAAAAGCTCAAGCAAGGCGGGCGTATAATGACACCGCTAGCGGATACTTTTTGGGGCGCCCGGTTTGGCAAAGTAGAAGACAAGTTCGGTATACGTTGGATGGTGCACTGTGATTCTTTAAGTTGA